The Flavivirga eckloniae genomic interval TTTTAAACGACTTAGTTTTGAATATTTACCTCTAAAATTCAGTAGAAGGCATGGAGACCCAAGTAGACCTTGGAATAAGTTTTCAATAAATACACATAGCGAAATAGATGGCTCTAAAATTTTGGACTACGAAGGTAACTGGCGAGATATTTTTCAAAACTGGGAAGCTCTAGCATATTCATATCCGGAGTTTATAGAAAGTATGATTCATAAGTTTTTAAATGCCACTACATTTGAAGGCTATAATCCATATCGTGTTACAAAAGATGGTTTCGATTGGGAAGTTATTGAGGAGAACGATCCGTGGTCGTATATAGGCTACTGGGGCGATCATCAAATTATTTACCTGTTGAAGTTTTTAGAATTTATAGAAAACCATTATCCCGGTAAACTCGAAGCCCGTTTCGATCAAGATATATTTGTATACGCCAATGTACCTTATAAAATAAAAAGTTACGAAGACATACTTTCTAATCCTAAAGATACTATTGATTTTGATCATGATCTAGATGCAAAAATCAATGAAGCAAAACAAAAAATAGGTGCAGATGGCACTTTACTACAAGATAAAAACAATGCCATCTATAAAGTTAACCTAATTGAAAAGCTTTTAGCCACAGTACTGGCCAAGGTATCTAATTTTATCCCAGAAGGCGGCATTTGGTTAAACACACAACGTCCAGAGTGGAACGATGCCAACAACGCATTAGTAGGTAATGGTGTGTCCATGGTTACCCTGTACTATTTAAATCGCTTTTTTAATTTCCTAGAAAAGGTTATCAATACATCTGAAACAAAACAAATTAAAATCTCTGAAGAACTTAAACAATTTTTGGATGAAACTGCTTCAATACTTGAAGAAAACAAGCATATTCTTTCGGGAAAAATATCAGATAAAAACAGAAAAACGGTTTTAGATGGGCTGGGTTCTGCAGGAAGTAAGTACAGAACAACCATTTATAATAACGGTTTTAACAACAATAAATCTGTAATAACCAAAACCGCGCTTTTAAGTTTTATAAAAACCACCAAAGATTATTTACAACATACCATTGATGCCAACAAACGACCTGATAATATGTACCACGCATATAACTTAATGACAGTCGAAAATAAAAAAGAAGTATCCATATCCTATCTGCCAGAAATGCTAGAGGGTCAAGTGGCTGCTTTAAGTTCCGGTTACCTGGCACCAAAAGACGCATTAGCACTGCTTGATGGTTTAAAAAATAGTTCACTCTTTAGAGCCGATCAATACAGTTATATATTATATCCGGACAAAGAATTACCCCGATTTGATAAGAAGAATAATATCCCTTCTGATAAAGTAGAACAATCCGACTTATTAAAACAATTAATAAAAGACGGTAATACTCATATTATTGAAAAGGATGTTTTAGGGAACTACCATTTTAATGGTAATTTTAACAATGCCAATAGCTTACAAGAGGCCTTAACAACGCTTTCTAAAGACGCTTATAAATCCCTTATAAAGAAAGATACCGAACTATTATTAGAAACTTTCGAAGACATCTTCGATCATAAATCATTCACAGGGCGCTCAGGAACATTCTTTGGCTATGAAGGCTTAGGATCCATTTATTGGCATATGGTTTCCAAATTACTATTAGCCGTTCAAGAAAATTGTTTATTAGCAGTAAACACGAATAAAAATGAAAAGCTTATTGGGAAGCTTTTAGATCATTATTATGAAATAAATGCAGGTATAGGTGTACATAAATCACCCGAACTTTACGGAGCTTTTCCAACCGACCCTTATTCTCATACACCAGCAACCAAAGGTGCGCAACAACCTGGAATGACAGGTCAGGTAAAAGAAGATATTCTAAGTAGAATTGGCGAACTGGGTGTTTTTGTAAAAAATGGATGTATCACATTCAATCCTTGTTTACTACGTAAAGAAGAGTTTTTAAAAACCCCTAAAGTTTTCAGATACAGTGATGTTAAAAAAGAGGAATGGGAAATACTATTAGACCCAAATACACTTTGCTTTACTTATTGCCAAGTGCTAATTATATATAAGCTTTCAGATAAAAATAGCTTAAACGTAATTTTTAATAATGACAGACAATTGAACTTTGATAATTTAAGTCTTGATTCAAAAATTTCAGAATCAATATTTCAAAGAAAAGGGCAAATAAGCCAGATAAATGTATTGCTAAAAAGATAAAAGCAAGCAGATGAAAACGAATTTAAAAAAACTCCTATTACTAACCATTTTAATTGCAACAATTGGATGTGCAAATAAGTCTAAAAAAGCAAGTGAAAAAGTGATTGAAGAAAAACATATAACTGCAGCAGATATTTTAGGTAACCCCAAATACTTAGCCATTTCATATGGTGGTTATAGGCAGGTATCACGAGATATCCAACCAACCATCCCACAGTTAAAAGAAGATATGAAAATATTGGCTGCTATGGGTATTAAAATATTACGTACTTACAATGTACAACTGCAGCAAGCCCCTAACATACTAAAAGCCATTAGTGAATTAAAAAACGAAGATCCTACTTTTGAAATGTACGTTATGCTAGGTGCATGGATTGATTGCCAAAATGCATGGACAGACAAAGCGCCTAATCATGACGTTGAGAGTGAAAACAACGCCGCAGAAATTGAAAGAGCGGTGTCTCTGGCAAAGACATACCCAGACATTATAAAAATAATAGCCGTTGGGAATGAAGCCATGGTAAACTGGGCAGCAAGCTATTTTGTTCGCCCCAATATGATACTAAAATGGGTAAACCATTTACAAGAATTAAAAAAAGCCGGAGAACTTCCCCAATCGTTATGGATTACCAGCTCCGATGATTTTTCCTCCTGGGGTGGTGGAGATGCCAGTTATCATACTAAAGACCTGGAAAAACTAATCAATGCAGTCGATTATATTTCTATGCATACCTATCCGATGCATAATTCTCATTATAATCCGGAATTTTGGTTATCCCCAGAAAACGAAATAGACCTTACAGATAGCGAAAAAATAGAATCTGCTATGCAGCGAGCTCTTGCCTTCGCAAAAAAACAATACGATAGTGTTACCAACTACATGAAAAGCTTGGGTGTAAATAAGCCTATTCATATAGGAGAAACAGGTTGGTCAACAACCTCTAACGGGCATTACGGCAAAAACGGATCGAGAGCTACAGATGAATATAAGTCTGGACGTTACCACGAATTAATACGAAACTGGACCAATAAGGCAAACATTTCCTGCTTCTACTTTGAAGCATTTGATGAGCAGTGGAAAGATGCTGCAAACAAACTAGGATCAGAAAACCATTTTGGTCTTATAAACTTAAAAGGTCAGGCAAAATATGCCCTATGGGATATGGTTGACAGAGGCCTTTTTGATGGATTGACAAGAGATGGTAACCCAATAACAAAAACCTACAATGGAGACAAAGAAGCGTTAATGCAGGAAGTTTTGGTCCCGCCAACTCATGCAGAATTTAGTACAACACATTAGTTTTTAAATAATGAACATGAAACTTTTAACATATTATTTCTACTGTCTTTTATTCACGATGATGAGTTGTATCAATACAGAAAATAAACTACGGGTCGAAGTTTTCGAAACTTCCGCCAAAGGAAATCAACTAACTAAAATTACTGAGTTCCTTGACTCTGATACGAAAGTAACCATCAAACTAACTCCAGAACAAACTTTTCAAACCATCACAGGTTTTGGAGGTGCTTTTACC includes:
- a CDS encoding glycosyl hydrolase family 17 protein gives rise to the protein MKTNLKKLLLLTILIATIGCANKSKKASEKVIEEKHITAADILGNPKYLAISYGGYRQVSRDIQPTIPQLKEDMKILAAMGIKILRTYNVQLQQAPNILKAISELKNEDPTFEMYVMLGAWIDCQNAWTDKAPNHDVESENNAAEIERAVSLAKTYPDIIKIIAVGNEAMVNWAASYFVRPNMILKWVNHLQELKKAGELPQSLWITSSDDFSSWGGGDASYHTKDLEKLINAVDYISMHTYPMHNSHYNPEFWLSPENEIDLTDSEKIESAMQRALAFAKKQYDSVTNYMKSLGVNKPIHIGETGWSTTSNGHYGKNGSRATDEYKSGRYHELIRNWTNKANISCFYFEAFDEQWKDAANKLGSENHFGLINLKGQAKYALWDMVDRGLFDGLTRDGNPITKTYNGDKEALMQEVLVPPTHAEFSTTH